In Acanthochromis polyacanthus isolate Apoly-LR-REF ecotype Palm Island chromosome 15, KAUST_Apoly_ChrSc, whole genome shotgun sequence, a single genomic region encodes these proteins:
- the LOC110948512 gene encoding exportin-5 has translation MAEQVAAMCEQLIKAVNVMMDAETSQIYRLEALKFCEEFKETSSFCVPCGLQLADKAQPAVVRHFGLQILEHVIKFRWNNMQQQEKVQLKECSMQLLTNGTRSILEEESHIKDALSRIVVEMIKREWPQNWPDMLTEMEALTSQGEAQTELVMLILLRLAEDVVTFQTLPTQRRRDIQQTLTQKMENIFSFMMAILHINIEDYRKHKEIPGHELQARAHCRVAVATLNTLAGYIDWVSLVHVTFRNCHLLEMLCLLLSEPELQLEAAECLLIGLSRKGKLDERKPFMLLFDDVAIHYILSAAQSADGLAICKKSSDSRAVEVVERRYTFLKRLCQVLCALGGQLCSLVGSDVEVEVPANLSKYMEAILAFTTHPSQFLKSTTLPTWGALFRHETLSKDAVVVEMTTKYLRASMTNLVKAGFPSRDDNPSCEYSRVDFDSDEDFNSFFNSFRAQQGAVLRSACRIVPLEAFQIAAEWLQYQIASPVDAGDVTSKTAEGLCSLLSPSVVQWDAMTVFADCVFLQMLKSLEEEKLPIDQSMELLQAVLNYDTKDPLILSCVLTNVSALFPFAIHRPHLIPQVLYKLFNAITFEVNQENKVPWTRAVKNVRRHASFSIIKICRDYPQFVLPCFDMFYNHVKKLFSSEVLLTHLEKCTLMEALVLISNQFKDFAKQKAFIDELMASVVADWTSDEMRRALLDPVTFLFFVGADQVVTESQSTDTDTVGLNRGRLCFCLYAMLAVVKRARWPADLEEAKAGGFVVGYSPAGAPIYRNPCTSQFHVLLPNLLTLIRTHNSLFIPENMSRLSETFSRAHDMMDAEKNVVLGLSQPSLDIYVSPVYRSILERMQGFFTSLYDNCFQILGNAGLSLQQEFYTIERLAEGIAGSAFVSLDHVPDHRLRPMIRLLMRQLVLSCPQEYYDSLLCPLLGPLFAYMMQRLNMRWQVINQRTSINGEDEEEVVCQENQVTQEILEEQLVRLLTREVLDLLIVSCISRKVPEPAANKEEIDEEDMMMDSVQTASPAQPTEELTELGKCLMKHETIYMSLLTLSFSLLSWKDTANCHRSASIVCWTLLRPVVGGNLLPEAVLWFYTSVLRGLQVHGQHEICNSTLSQLAMLIYENLRPRYTELRTVMTQIPNISVNALDQYDNRLIDPKAQKVGEKKRRDQFKKLIAGTVGKALCQQFRKEVHIRNLPSLYKNPKPDKDLVQSGEAFGLAALFSPERDAL, from the exons ggtaCTCGTAGTATCCTGGAGGAGGAGAGCCACATCAAAGATGCCCTGTCACGAATCGTAGTGGAAATGATAAAGAGAGAGTGGCCTCAGAATTGGCCTGACATGCTGACAGAGATGGAGGCTCTCACTAGCCAGGGG GAGGCACAAACAGAGCTGGTCATGTTGATCCTTCTGAGGCTGGCAGAGGACGTGGTCACCTTCCAGACGTTGCCCACTCAGCGACGCAGAGACATCCAGCAAACGCTCACccaaaagatggaaaacatcTTCAGTTTCATGATGGCTATTCTGCATATTAATATCGAGGACTATCGGAAACAT aaAGAGATACCTGGACATGAACTGCAG GCCAGAGCTCACTGTCGAGTCGCTGTGGCTACGCTGAATACGCTCGCAGGCTACATCGACTGGGTGTCCCTGGTGCACGTTACGTTCAGGAACTGCCATCTGCTGGAGatgttgtgtttgctgctgaGCGAACCGGAGCTGCAGCTGGAGGCAGCAGAGTGTTTGCTCATAGGTCTGAGCCGCAAG GGCAAGCTGGACGAAAGGAAGCCGTTCATGCTGCTGTTTGACGATGTGGCCATTCACTACATCCTCTCTGCAGCACA gtcagcagatggACTAGCGATATGTAAGAAATCCTCTGACTCCCG agccgtggaggtggtggagCGGCGCTACACCTTCCTGAAAAGACTCTGTCAGGTCCTGTGTGCTCTGGGAGGCCAGCTCTGCTCCTTAGTG GGCTCAGATGTCGAGGTGGAAGTACCTGCAAATTTAAGCAAATACATGGAAGCCATTTTAGCCTTCACTACACATCCCAGTCAG TTTCTGAAGTCAACCACCCTACCAACATGGGGAGCTTTGTTCAGACATGAGACTCTGTCAAAGGATGCGGTCGTTGTGGAGATGACCACCAAATACCTCAGAGCATCTATGACCAACCTGGTCAAG GCCGGGTTTCCATCACGAGACGACAACCCAAGCTGCGAATATTCCCGTGTGGACTTTGACAGCGACGAGGACTTCAACTCTTTCTTTAATT CTTTCCGAGCGCAACAGGGAGCGGTTTTGAGAAGTGCATGTCGCATTGTTCCTCTAGAGGCTTTTCAGATAGCAGCAGAGTGGTTACAATATCAGATCGCCAGCCCAGTCGATGCTGGAGACGTCACAT CTAAGACTGCAGAGGGCCTGTGCTCCCTCCTGTCTCCATCAGTGGTCCAGTGGGATGCAATGACTGTCTTTGCCGATTGTGTATTCTTACAGATGTTGAAAAGTCTGGAAGAGGAG AAGTTGCCCATAGATCAGAGcatggagctgctgcaggctgTGCTGAACTACGACACCAAAGATCCGCTCATCTTGTCCTGTGTGCTCACGAACGTCTCGGCCCTCTTCCCATTTGCCATACACAGACCACACTTAATACCACAGGTTCTCTACAAG CTGTTTAACGCCATCACATTTGAGGTTAATCAGGAGAACAAG GTGCCTTGGACTCGAGCTGTGAAAAACGTCAGGAGGCACGCCTCTTTTTCCATCATCAAAATTTGCCGGGATTATCCACAGTTCGTCTTG CCTTgctttgacatgttttacaatCACGTGAAGAAGCTGTTTTCGAGCGAGGTGTTGTTGACTCACCTGGAGAAGTGTACGCTGATGGAGGCTCTGGTGCTCATCAGCAACCAGTTCAAAGACTTTGCTAAACAGAAGGCTTTCATAGATGAACTGATGGCCTCAGTGGTTGCAGATTGGACCTCAGATGAGATGAGGCG CGCCCTATTGGACCCTGTCACCTTCCTGTTCTTTGTTGGAGCTGATCAGGTGGTCACAGAGTCACAAAGTACTGACACAGATACAGTGGGCCTTAATAGGGGACGA ctgtgtttctgtttgtatgcCATGCTGGCTGTGGTGAAGCGGGCACGCTGGCCTGCAGATCTGGAGGAAGCCAAGGCTGGTGGCTTTGTGGTGGGCTACTCCCCTGCTGGAGCTCCCATCTATAGAAACCCCTGCACCTCTCAGTTTCATGTACTGCTGCCCAATCTACTGACTCTCATCAG GACTCACAACAGTCTGTTCATACCAGAGAACATGTCTCGCCTGAGTGAGACCTTCTCTAGAGCCCACGACATGATGGATGCAGAGAAGAATGTGGTTCTTG GTCTCTCTCAGCCTTCTCTGGATATTTATGTCTCGCCTGTGTACAGAAGCATCCTGGAGCGCATGCAGGGATTTTTCACCTCCTTATATGACAACTG CTTCCAAATCTTGGGAAACGCAGGCTTGTCCCTGCAGCAGGAATTCTACACCATTGAGAGGCTGGCTGAAGGAATAGCTGGCTCTGCTTTTGTCTCCCTCGACCACGTGCCTGACCACAGACTTCGCCCGATGATTC GTCTGTTGATGAGGCAGTTGGTGCTGTCGTGTCCTCAGGAGTACTATGACAGTCTGCTCTGCCCTCTGCTGGGCCCTCTGTTCGCCTACATGATGCAG AGACTCAACATGAGGTGGCAGGTCATCAACCAGAGGACATCTATTAA cggtgaggatgaggaggaggtggtCTGTCAGGAGAACCAGGTCACACAGGAGATCTTGGAGGAGCAGCTAGTTCGCCTGCTAACCAGGGAGGTGCTGGATCTGCTCA TCGTGAGCTGTATTTCCAGAAAAGTGCCTGAACCTGCAGCAAATAAGGAGGAAATAGATG AAGAAGACATGATGATGGATTCTGTGCAGACGGCGTCTCCAGCGCAGCCCACGGAGGAGCTGACTGAGCTGGGAAAATGCCTGATGAAACATGAG aCCATCTACATGTCCCTGTTGACCCTGTCCTTCAGTTTGCTGTCGTGGAAGGACACCGCAAACTGTCATCGCAGCGCTTCCATCGTCTGCTGGACCCTCCTGCGACCG GTCGTAGGTGGTAATCTCCTTCCCGAAGCGGTCTTATGGTTCTATACCAGCGTTCTGAGAGGCCTTCAGGTTCATGGGCAGCATGAGATCTGTAACTCCACTCTCTCTCAGCTGGCTATGCTCATCTATGAGAACCTG CGGCCTCGCTACACAGAGCTGAGAACAGTGATGACCCAGATCCCGAACATCAGTGTGAATGCTCTGGACCAGTATGATAACAGACTCATTGACCCCAAGGCCCAGAAGGTTGGAGAGAAGAAGCGACGAGACCAGTTCAAGAAGCTCATTGCCGGAACTGTTGGG AAAGCTCTGTGCCAGCAGTTCAGGAAGGAGGTTCATATCCGGAATCTTCCATCGCTCTATAAAAACCCAAAGCCAGACAAGGATTTGGTACAGAGCGGTGAAGCATTCGGCCTGGCAGCTCTCTTCTCCCCTGAGCGTGACGCcctgtaa